AGCTGGCAACATACACCTGATGATGATGACGATCTGAGCCTCCTCATAATGCGTACCCGAAGAGCTATCTACAAAGAAAAAGAGCGGGCATATGCCAAGCTCGATATCAGCCCTGAACAACACGGCGTACTTTCGCACCTCATGCAACACGAAAAAGCGACCATCGGCGACATTACCGAAAGGATGCTCAGAGAACCTCATACCATTCTCGGCCTTGTGACCCGGATGGAGGCAAGAGGATTAATTACCAAAACGAAAGACATGAACAATAAGGGTTTGATCACCATCACTCTTACCGATCCCGGGCGTCGGTTGTGTAAGGACCTTGAGTTGGTTGATAAAAAGTTTAAGCCTACTGCTGTTCTCACCGACTTAGAACGGGATCAACTCGCGCATTCTCTAGAGAAAGTGCTCATTGGTTGCCTTTCCCGTCTTGGGAAATACCCCGAGCTATAGTCTGACCCTTGCCCTCGATCCTCCTCCCCCCGTTGAAAAAGAAAGCCCCCTCCTTCGTTTGGAGGGGGCTAACAATGTTAACTCCATCCTACCTTCAGTTACCACCAGAAGGAGGTGTATTCCTGAAACCGGCGCTTTGCTGGCTAGTGGTTACCCACACACAGTAGGCGGTACTGCGCCGGATTCTCACCGGCTTTCTCTTCCGTTATCTTCTCA
This is a stretch of genomic DNA from Dehalogenimonas etheniformans. It encodes these proteins:
- a CDS encoding MarR family winged helix-turn-helix transcriptional regulator, whose amino-acid sequence is MLIENSWQHTPDDDDDLSLLIMRTRRAIYKEKERAYAKLDISPEQHGVLSHLMQHEKATIGDITERMLREPHTILGLVTRMEARGLITKTKDMNNKGLITITLTDPGRRLCKDLELVDKKFKPTAVLTDLERDQLAHSLEKVLIGCLSRLGKYPEL